The DNA window AAAGAGGGGAAACGATGATGAAGTTAGGTTTAAAGAGAGATGAAGTCAAGTTAGTTCCTTATACAAGTGAATGGAACCGTGAGTTCTTAACGGTTAAACAGGAAGTAATAAATTCCGCTCATCTAGAAGGAAATCGGATAGAACATATTGGCAGTACTGCAATTATGGATATGGATGCAAAGCCGATTATCGATCTATTAATTGGTGTAGATGATATAACGAGTGTGGATGCATCCATCATAAAAGGACTCCAAACAGTTGGATTCTTACGGCTTCGAGTGGAAAGACCAGGTGAAATCGTATTTGCCAAATTTCAAGATGAGGCATACGAAGTAAAGACGCATTATATACACTTAGTTG is part of the Psychrobacillus sp. FSL H8-0483 genome and encodes:
- a CDS encoding GrpB family protein, with the translated sequence MKLGLKRDEVKLVPYTSEWNREFLTVKQEVINSAHLEGNRIEHIGSTAIMDMDAKPIIDLLIGVDDITSVDASIIKGLQTVGFLRLRVERPGEIVFAKFQDEAYEVKTHYIHLVDYDKELWSNLIFFRDYLNANESAREEYKKLKIAYAERENMKITEYTDLKEPFVKSIYEKRKR